TGGCCCGCAGCACGTGACTGGGGGTCAGCGTCGAGCTGGTGCACGAGGAGCCCGAGGAGACCGAGAAGCCGGCCCGGTCCAGCTCGTGCAGCAGGCTCTCGCCGTCGACGTACAGGCAGGAGAAGGTGACCAGGTGGGGAAGCCGGCGGTCCGCGTCGCCGACCACCTCCACATCGGGCATCAGCCGGACCACCCGCCGGCGGATCCGGTCCACCAGCACCCGCAGCCGGGCCGCCTCCGCCTCCGCCCCGGCCCGCACCGCCCGCAGCGAAGCCGCCGCCGCCACGATCGCCGGGAGGTTCGCGAAGCCGGGGGAGCGGCCCGACTCCCTCTCGTCCGCAGGGTGTTGCGGGGCGAACCGGACCCCCTTGCGCACCGCCAGCAGCCCCACCCCCGGCGGCCCTCCCCACTTGTGCGCGCTCGCGGTGAGCACGGACCAGCCGCCCTCCACCGGCCCCCAGCCCAGCGACTGCGCCGCGTCCACCAGCAGCGGCACCCCGGCCTCCGCGCAGACCCCGGCCACCTCCGCCACCGGCTGGACGGTGCCCACCTCGTGGTTGGCCGACTGCAGGCAGGCCAGCGCGGTGCCCTCGGCCAGGGCCGCGCGGTAGCCGGCCGCCGACACCGCGCCCAGCCGGTCCACCGCGACCTCCACGACCGAGCCCCCGGCGGCCGCGTGCGCCGCCGCCGCATGGAGTACAGAACTGTGTTCGACCGCCGACACGACCAGACGGCTCCCCGCGCGCCGGCGTCCGGCCAGGACCCCCGCGACACCCGTGTGAACCGCGTGCGTCCCCGAAGGAGTGAACACGAGCTCGTCGGGCCGGCACCCCACGGCCTCCGCCGCCGCCTCCCGCGCCGCGTCCAGCAGCAGCCGGGCCCGCCGGCCCTCCCGGTACAGCCGGGCCGGATCGGCCCAGCCCTCGTCCAGGGAGGCCTGCAACGCCTGCCGGGCCACGGGGTGCAGGGGGGCGGCGGACGCGGTGTCGAAGTACGGCATCCGGCCACGCTAGCCGGAGGCTCCCGGGGGCCGGGGTCAGGGGCCGTCAGTTGTCTTCCGGAGCCGGGCGTTCAGGGCCATTCGCGCCGTCCCCCGGACGGCGGAACCACCCCTTCGGGGTCAGTAGCGGCGCGTTGGGCACCCTCCCCGCGCGACCCCAAATAGCGTCCAGTAGGGTTTGGTCCGCATAAACATCCAAACCCCTGCCTGCGTCAGGGCCGGCGACCGACCCGAACACGGCCGCGGCCGGCCGCGCGGGCCGAGACTCTCGGGAAGGCGCTACGTGAGTCCCTACGGCTCCGACCGCTCGCCGCGGCGCCCGATGCGGCGGAAGCTGCTGCAGGCGCTGACTGCGGGCGTGGTCCTGGCGACCGCCACTGGTTGCTCGTATACATGGAAAGACTTCCCCCGCCTCGGAATGCCGACTCCGGTGACCGAGGAGGCTCCGCGCATCCTCTCCCTGTGGCAGGGATCCTGGGCGGCCGCGCTCATCACGGGCATCCTGGTGTGGGGCCTGATCATGTGGAGCGTCATCTTCCACCGGCGTAGCCGGACGAAGATCGAGGTCCCCGCGCAGACCCGGTACAACATGCCCATCGAGGCGCTGTACACCGTGGTCCCCCTCATCATCGTCTCCGTGCTCTTCTACTTCACGGCGCGCGACGAGTCGAAGCTGCTCTCCCTCTCCGCCAAGCCGGCCCACACGATCAACGTGGTCGGCTTCCAGTGGAGCTGGGGCTTCAACTACGTCGAGGACGTCGACGGCGACGCGGCCACCCCCAAGGCGCGGGAGCTGCCCCAGCGGCCCGGCGCGGAGGAGTCCGCCGCGCGGACGACGACGGTCCCCAAGGAGCTCGACTCCATCCCGGACCGCTTCACCAAGGACTTCCCGGCCGGCGCCGAGGGCGTCTACGAGAAGGGCGTCCCCGGCGACCGCAACCCGCAGACGGGGAACCCGGGGCCGACCCTCTTCCTGCCCAAGGGCGAGAAGGTCCGCTTCATCCTGTCGTCGAACGACGTCATCCACTCCTTCTGGGTGGTCCCGTTCCTGTTCAAGCAGGACGTCATCCCGGGCCACACCAACGTCTTCGAGGTCACTCCGACCCAAGAAGGCACCTTCATGGGCAAGTGTGCCGAGCTCTGCGGCGTCGACCACTCCCGCATGCTCTTCAACGTCAAGGTGGTTTCGCCCGAGAAGTACCGGGCGCACCTGAAGGAGCTCGCGGCGAAGGGGCAGACCGGTTTCCTCCCGGCCGGCATCAAGCAGACCGACCCGGCCCGGAACGCGGAGACGAATAAACTGTGAGCATCCTCAACGAATCCCAGGGTGCCGCCGCAGCTGACTCGTACGAGAACGAGCTGCCGGTGCGGCGCAAGCAGCCGGGCAACGTGGTCATCAAGTGGCTCACCACCACCGACCACAAGACCATCGGCACGATGTACCTGGTCACGTCGTTCGTGTTCTTCATCATCGGCGGGATCATGGCGCTCTTCATGCGCGCCGAGCTGGCCCGACCGGGCACGCAGATCATGTCGAACGAACAGTTCAACCAGGCGTTCACGATGCACGGCACGATCATGCTGCTGATGTTCGCGACGCCGCTGTTCGCCGGATTCGCGAACTGGATCATGCCGCTGCAGATCGGCGCGCCCGACGTGGCGTTCCCGCGGCTGAACATGTTCGCGTACTGGCTGTACCTCTTCGGCTCGACCATCGCGGTGGCCGGCTTCGCGACGCCGAACGGCGCCGCCGACTTCGGCTGGTTCGCCTACTCCCCGCTGTCGGACGCGGTCCGCTCGCCGGGCATCGGCGCCGACATGTGGATCATGGGTCTGGCCTTCTCGGGCTTCGGCACGATCCTCGGTTCGGTCAACTTCATCACCACGATCATCTGCATGCGCGCGCCCGGCATGACGATGTTCCGCATGCCGATCTTCACCTGGAACGTCCTGCTGACCGGTGTCCTGGTCCTGCTGGCCTTCCCGGTCCTCGCCGCCGCGCTGTTCGCGCTGGAGGCCGACCGCAAGTTCGGTGCGCACGTGTTCGATGCGGCGAACGGCGGAGCCCTACTCTGGCAACACCTCTTCTGGTTCTTCGGCCATCCAGAGGTGTACATCATCGCGTTGCCCTTCTTCGGGATCATTTCCGAGGTCATCCCGGTCTTCTCCCGCAAGCCGATGTTCGGCTACATCGGTCTGATCGGTGCGACGATCGCCATCGCCGGCCTCTCGGTGACCGTGTGGGCCCACCACATGTACGTCACCGGCGGTGTGCTGCTGCCGTTCTTCTCCTTCATGACCTTCCTGATCGCGGTACCGACCGGTGTGAAGTTCTTCAACTGGATCGGCACCATGTGGAAGGGCTCACTGTCCTTCGAGACCCCGATGCTCTGGGCCGTCGGCTTCCTGATCACCTTCACCTTCGGTGGTCTGACCGGCGTCATCCTGGCCTCGCCCCCGATGGACTTCCACGTCTCCGACTCGTACTTCGTCGTCGCGCACTTCCACTACGTCATCTTCGGCACCGTGGTCTTCGCGATGTTCTCCGGCTTCCACTTCTGGTGGCCGAAGTTCACGGGCAAGATGCTGGACGAGCGCCTCGGCAAGATCACCTTCTGGACGCTGTTCATCGGCTTCCACGGCACCTTCCTGGTGCAGCACTGGCTGGGCGCCGAGGGCATGGCGCGCCGGTACGCGGACTACCTCGCCGCCGACGGCTTCACCGCGCTGAACACGATCTCCACGATCAGTTCGTTCCTGCTCGGCCTGTCGATGCTGCCCTTCATGTACAACGTCTGGAAGACGGCGAAGTACGGCAAGAAGGTCGAGGTCGACGACCCGTGGGGTTACGGCCGCTCGCTGGAGTGGGCGACCTCCTGCCCGCCGCCGCGGCACAACTTCCTCACCCTGCCGCGGATCCGTTCCGAGTCCCCGGCGTTCGACCTGCACCACCCGGAGATCGCGGCCCTCGACCACCTCGAGGACCACAGCGCCGCCACCAAGGCCGTCGCAGGTGGCAAGGAGGCCGGCAAGTGAAGATCCAGGGCAAGATGTTCCTCTGGCTCTCCTTCTTCATCCTGATCATGGCCGTCGTGTACGGCGTGTGGTCGAAGGAGCCCGTAGGCACCACCGCGCTCTTCCTGGCCTTCGGCCTGAGCGTGATGATCGGCTACTACCTGGCCTTCACGGCCAAGCGCGTCGACGAGATGGCCCAGGACAACCTGGACGCCGACGTCGCCGACGAGGCCGGCGAGCTGGGCTTCTTCGCCCCGCACAGCTGGCAGCCGCTCTCCCTGGCCATCGGTGGCGCGCTCGCCTTCATGGGCGTCATCTTCGGCTGGTGGCTGATGTACTTCTCGGCTCCGGTCATCCTGATCGGCCTGTGGGGCTGGGTGTACGAGTACTACCGCGGTGAGAACCAGAACCAGTAGCGAAACCCTCGCGAGCGGCTTCGCGAGAACGGCGTGACCGGGCCCGGACACCTCTTCGGAGGAGTCCGGGCCCCTCGTTTGCAGTCATCCCGCATGCCGGAATTGTCATATGTTCATAGCGTTAGCCTCATGAACCACTCACCGCGTCTTTGGACGGTTGTCGGCTGCTCCCTGCTGGTCGCGTCCCTCGGGGCCGGCGCCACCGCATGCGGGTCGGGCGACAAGAACCCACTGTCCGCCCGCCCGTACGACGCGGGCGAGCAGATCAGCTTCAACCAGGCCGCCGGCGGACGTCCCGTCGACCCCGACAAGCCCTTCGAGGTCACGGCGAAGGCGGGCAAGGGGCGCATCACCGACGTGATGGTCGTCGACACCCACGGCCGCCGCCTGGCGGGCGAGCTGTCCGCCAAGGGGGACCGCTGGCACAACACGGTCCCGATGGCCGCCGGCGTGCGCTACGCGGTCACCGTGCACACCGAGAACTCCGAGGGTGCCCCAGGGCAGCGCACAGCGGCTTTCGAGACCACCCCGGCCAAAGGCGTCCTCAAGGTGGAATTCGGCCCGGACGAAGGCAAGTACGGCGTCGGACAGCCCATCACGGCCGAACTCAGCGAACCCGTCAAGGACAAGGCCGCCCGCGCCGTCATCGAACGGGGCCTGGTCGTCACGGCCCCCTCGGGCGTCGAGGGCGCCTGGCACTGGGTCGACGACAAGAAGCTCCACTACCGGCCCAAGGACTACTGGCCGGCCAACATCGAGGTCTCCGTACAGAGCAACCTGGAGGGCGTCCGTGTCGGCGACCACCTCTACGGGGCCGCGGCCAAGCCGCTGAAGCTGGAGATCGGCGACCGCGTCGAGGTCACCACCGACGCCTCCTCGCACTACCTCACGTTCCGCCGCAACGGAGAAGTGATCAACACCATTCCGGTGACCACCGGCAAGCCCGGCTTCTCCACGCGCAACGGCGTGAAGGTGGTGCTCGGCAAGCAGTACTTCGTCCAGATGCGCGGAGACACCGTCGGCATCGGCGGCAGCGAGTACTACAACCTGCCCGTCTACTACGCCACCCGCGTCACCTGGAGCGGTGAATACGTCCACGCCGCGCCGTGGTCCGTCGGCTCCCAGGGCTACGAGAACGTCAGCCACGGGTGCACCGGCATGAGCACCGGCAACGCCGCCTGGTTCTACGAGAACATCACCGAGGGCGACGTCGTCAGGGTGATCAACAGCATCGGCGACGACATGGACATCTTCGGCAACGGCTTCGGCGACTGGAACATGGACTGGAAGGACTGGCGCGAGGGCAGCGCGCTCCTCAAGGGCACCCAGGAGGGCCGCAACGCGATCGACCAGGCCCGCCTGCGCCCGACCGTCTGACGCGTCCGGCCGTCCGGCGTCCGCGCGGCCCCGCCGCGCCGACGTCCGCGTCCGTCCTGCGGCTCACCCTTCCGTGCGGCATCCGGTCGTCCGCGACCCGGAGTTCGCACGGACGGGTGAGCCGTCCGCGTCGGGTGACGCTCAGGCCGCGGACGAGGCCAGGCGGGCCCGCAGCAGACCCGCCAGGGCGTCCGCGAACTCCACCGGGTCCACCGGAAGGGTGACCGCGGCGTCCGCGCGGCTCCAGGTGGCCAGCCAGGCGTCCTGGGGGCGCCCCATCAGCAGCAGCACCGGAGGGCACCGGAAGATCTCGTCCTTGATCTGCCGGCACACGCCCATGCCCCCGGCCGGGACGGCCTCGCCGTCCAGCACGCACACGTCGATGCCGCCCGCGTCC
Above is a window of Streptomyces subrutilus DNA encoding:
- a CDS encoding cysteine desulfurase/sulfurtransferase TusA family protein translates to MPYFDTASAAPLHPVARQALQASLDEGWADPARLYREGRRARLLLDAAREAAAEAVGCRPDELVFTPSGTHAVHTGVAGVLAGRRRAGSRLVVSAVEHSSVLHAAAAHAAAGGSVVEVAVDRLGAVSAAGYRAALAEGTALACLQSANHEVGTVQPVAEVAGVCAEAGVPLLVDAAQSLGWGPVEGGWSVLTASAHKWGGPPGVGLLAVRKGVRFAPQHPADERESGRSPGFANLPAIVAAAASLRAVRAGAEAEAARLRVLVDRIRRRVVRLMPDVEVVGDADRRLPHLVTFSCLYVDGESLLHELDRAGFSVSSGSSCTSSTLTPSHVLRAMGVLSEGNVRVSLPPGTTAEEVNGFLEVLPGAVAGVRERLGVSGPPAVPAEPVADSVELDALGLRCPQPVIELARAIGTVPVGGTVTVLSDDEVARLDIPAWCAMRGHAYVGESPRPAGTAYTVRRVR
- the coxB gene encoding cytochrome c oxidase subunit II; translation: MSPYGSDRSPRRPMRRKLLQALTAGVVLATATGCSYTWKDFPRLGMPTPVTEEAPRILSLWQGSWAAALITGILVWGLIMWSVIFHRRSRTKIEVPAQTRYNMPIEALYTVVPLIIVSVLFYFTARDESKLLSLSAKPAHTINVVGFQWSWGFNYVEDVDGDAATPKARELPQRPGAEESAARTTTVPKELDSIPDRFTKDFPAGAEGVYEKGVPGDRNPQTGNPGPTLFLPKGEKVRFILSSNDVIHSFWVVPFLFKQDVIPGHTNVFEVTPTQEGTFMGKCAELCGVDHSRMLFNVKVVSPEKYRAHLKELAAKGQTGFLPAGIKQTDPARNAETNKL
- the ctaD gene encoding cytochrome c oxidase subunit I; amino-acid sequence: MSILNESQGAAAADSYENELPVRRKQPGNVVIKWLTTTDHKTIGTMYLVTSFVFFIIGGIMALFMRAELARPGTQIMSNEQFNQAFTMHGTIMLLMFATPLFAGFANWIMPLQIGAPDVAFPRLNMFAYWLYLFGSTIAVAGFATPNGAADFGWFAYSPLSDAVRSPGIGADMWIMGLAFSGFGTILGSVNFITTIICMRAPGMTMFRMPIFTWNVLLTGVLVLLAFPVLAAALFALEADRKFGAHVFDAANGGALLWQHLFWFFGHPEVYIIALPFFGIISEVIPVFSRKPMFGYIGLIGATIAIAGLSVTVWAHHMYVTGGVLLPFFSFMTFLIAVPTGVKFFNWIGTMWKGSLSFETPMLWAVGFLITFTFGGLTGVILASPPMDFHVSDSYFVVAHFHYVIFGTVVFAMFSGFHFWWPKFTGKMLDERLGKITFWTLFIGFHGTFLVQHWLGAEGMARRYADYLAADGFTALNTISTISSFLLGLSMLPFMYNVWKTAKYGKKVEVDDPWGYGRSLEWATSCPPPRHNFLTLPRIRSESPAFDLHHPEIAALDHLEDHSAATKAVAGGKEAGK
- a CDS encoding cytochrome c oxidase subunit 4, yielding MKIQGKMFLWLSFFILIMAVVYGVWSKEPVGTTALFLAFGLSVMIGYYLAFTAKRVDEMAQDNLDADVADEAGELGFFAPHSWQPLSLAIGGALAFMGVIFGWWLMYFSAPVILIGLWGWVYEYYRGENQNQ
- a CDS encoding L,D-transpeptidase, whose amino-acid sequence is MNHSPRLWTVVGCSLLVASLGAGATACGSGDKNPLSARPYDAGEQISFNQAAGGRPVDPDKPFEVTAKAGKGRITDVMVVDTHGRRLAGELSAKGDRWHNTVPMAAGVRYAVTVHTENSEGAPGQRTAAFETTPAKGVLKVEFGPDEGKYGVGQPITAELSEPVKDKAARAVIERGLVVTAPSGVEGAWHWVDDKKLHYRPKDYWPANIEVSVQSNLEGVRVGDHLYGAAAKPLKLEIGDRVEVTTDASSHYLTFRRNGEVINTIPVTTGKPGFSTRNGVKVVLGKQYFVQMRGDTVGIGGSEYYNLPVYYATRVTWSGEYVHAAPWSVGSQGYENVSHGCTGMSTGNAAWFYENITEGDVVRVINSIGDDMDIFGNGFGDWNMDWKDWREGSALLKGTQEGRNAIDQARLRPTV